Within Actinoplanes sp. L3-i22, the genomic segment AGCACGAGCTTCTCCAGCTCGCGGTGGGCCGCGATGAGGATCAGCATGCCGGGCGCCTCGAAGCCGACCCGGGCCAGGTTGCCGACCATCGTGGAGCCCATGTGGATGCCGCGGCCCACGCCGTGCTCGCCGCCGAGGACGTTGAGCGCGGAGAGGATCCCGTAGTTCGGGGCGTCGGCCGGCACGAGGGGCTCGCCGCCGTCCAGCGTCGCCGCGATGACCTGCCCCTTCTCGAACGTCAGCTGCAGCTCGACGCCGCGGTCCGGGGCGTCGGCGATCGACTTCGTGTACGTCCAGGCGTCCTCGGGAAGATAATCCCAGCTCCCGTACGTCTCCTCGCCGCCGATCGAGGTCCCGATCAGCCCCTCGTTGATCGAGTACTTCTTGACCTTCTCGCTGACCGCGAAGCCCCGGGCACGCAGGAACTCCGCCTCCTCCTCGCGGACCAGGCGCTCGTCCCGGACCGGGGTGATGATCTCCAGGTGCGGGGCGAGCGCGCGGATCACCGCGTCGTAGCGGACGTGGTCGGCGCCGGCGCCGGTCGAGCCGTGCGCGATCCCGTCCGCGCCGACCCGCAGCGCGACCTCGACGACCTTCTCCGCCTGGATCAGGCGTTCCGCGCCGACGCACGACGGGTAGGCGCCGTTGCGCAGGTAGTTCGCCTTGATCGCGTAGGTGACGACGCGGTCGTACAGCTCGGCGCGCGCGTCGACCACGTGGTGCTCGAGCGCGCCCAGCTCGGCGGCGCGGGCCGCGACGGTCTCCGCCTCGCCGCTGTGCAGGCCGCCGGTGTCGATGTTGGCGGTCACCACGTCCCAGCCCTTCTCGCGGAAGTCCACGAGGGCGTACGAGGTGTCCAACCCACCGGAGAAGGCGAGAACGATCTTGCGCTTGGTCATCGGGACAGTTCCTTCTCGAGAATCGGCACGTACGTCTTCCCGTCCCGGACGACGTGACCGGGCGGCAGGACGTGGAACTCGCTCCGGCCGGCCTCGATCGCCCGCTGCATCGCCTGCTGGCGGTCGTAGTCGAACGGGTCGAGCAGGAACGTCGGCTCCGGGTTCAGGAAACCGGCCGGGAGCGTCAGGTCGGACTGGTAGACGAACGAGCCGGGCGAGGTGTGGAACGGCACGGTCGCGACCAGCACCTTCAGCGCGCCGAACTCGGTGTGCACCTTGAGGGCGCTGTTGTCGTACTGGGTGACGCCGTCGAGCTTCTGCGCCCGGTACGCGGACAGGGCGAGCGCCTTGGCGGCCTTGCCCAGCCCGACCGCCGGCATCAGCGACCAGAGCGACCAGCCGACCCAGCGGCCCGGCTCGGCCGACGGGGCGGCGCAGTAGCCGCCGACCGGGACCGGCCCGGTGTACCCGCTGGCCCGCATGTCGTCCTGGACCTTGCGCAGCAGCTGCTTGACGTCGGTGTCGAAGCGGAACGTGGACCGCTCCACCATCGCCGCGAACTCGTCCTGCGGCAGGCTGGCGATCAGCGCGGCGGCCGGCATCAGGATCAGGTCGACCATCACCCACTGCGGCATCGGGATGCCCCGGTCGCCGAACGCGATGCCGTTGATCACGTTGAACAGGTTCAGGAACTCCCGGCACGACCAGTCGGCCTCGGTGGTGGCGGTGAAGTCCAGCCAGTTCAGCTTGTGGCCGTACGGCGTCTCGTTCAGGTGCGGGCGGACCGTCTCGTTGGAGGCGAGGAAGAACTCCACGCCGAGCCCGGCCAGCTTGCCGGTGTGGTCGGCGAAGTCCGGGAACCGGCTCTCCACCGAGGGCGGGAAGATGGTCATCGGTCCTCCAGGATGTTGGTGTCCGCCCGACTCCAGGTGTCGAGCTTGGCGGCCAGGGCGGCGCCCGACTCGGGCCCGTTGTCCCGGGCCACGACCAGGATCGTGTCGTCGCCGGCGATGGTCCCGACCACGTCCGAGAGCCCGGACCGGTCGAGCGCGCTGGCCAGGAACTGGGCCGCTCCGGGCGGGGTGCGCAGGACCGCGATGTTGCCGCTCGAGTCGACGCCGGTGAGCAGCTCCTTGAGCAGCCGGATCAGCCGGGCCGGACCCTGGCCGGTGGTCTCGCGCAACGGGCGCTTGCCGTCCTCCGGGATCAGGTAGGCGCCGCTGACCTTGACCGCGTTCAGCTCCTCCAGGTCGCGGGAGAGCGTGGCCTGGGTGACCTGCACGCCCTCGGCGGCGAGCAGGTCGGCCAGCTCGGTCTGCGAGTGCACGGTGCGGCTCCGGATCAGCTCGACGATCCGGGCGTGCCGCCCCGCGCGGGTAACCGGCGAACTCACTTCTCTTTTACCGCCAGCAACCAGGCCAGCAGGGCCTTCTGGGCGTGCAGGCGGTTCTCGGCCTCGTCGAAGACGGCGCTCTGCGGGCCGTCCATCACCTCGTCGGTGATCTCCTCGCCGCGGTGCGCGGGCAGGCAGTGCAGCACGATCGCGTCCGGCGACGCGACGTCCAGCAGCGCGCCGTTGATCTGGTACGGCCGGAACGGGGTGAGCCGGTCCTTCCCGTCCCCCTCCTGCCCCATCGACGTCCAGGTGTCGGTGGCGATCACGTGCGCGCCGTCGGCGGCCTCCCGCGGGTCGCGCAGCAGCTCGACCGAGCCGCCGGTCCACGCCGCGATCTCGGCGGCCCGGCCGACCACGGCCGGGTCCGGGTCGAACCCGGAGGGACCGGACACCCGCACGTGCATTCCGGCGGTCGCGCCGGCCAGCAGGTAGGAGTGCGCCATGTTGTTGGCGGCGTCACCGACGTACGCAAGGATCCTGCCCTTGGTCTTTCCGAATCTCTCCCGGACGGTCAGCAGGTCGGCGAGCAGCTGGCAGGGGTGATAGCCGTCGGAGAGCGCGTTGATCACCGGCACGTCCACGCCGGAGGCCAGCTCGGCGAGCCGCTCGTCCTCGTAGGTGCGGTAGACCATGGCGCTGACGTACCGGGAGACGACCCGCCCGGCGTCGGCCAGGCTCTCGCCGCGGCCGAAGTGGGTGT encodes:
- the argF gene encoding ornithine carbamoyltransferase, with translation MTLRHFLRDDDLTPQEQSDVLDLAAEMKANRFGFTPLAGPRSVAVFFDKASLRTRLSFEAGIAELGGQPIIVDTQNTHFGRGESLADAGRVVSRYVSAMVYRTYEDERLAELASGVDVPVINALSDGYHPCQLLADLLTVRERFGKTKGRILAYVGDAANNMAHSYLLAGATAGMHVRVSGPSGFDPDPAVVGRAAEIAAWTGGSVELLRDPREAADGAHVIATDTWTSMGQEGDGKDRLTPFRPYQINGALLDVASPDAIVLHCLPAHRGEEITDEVMDGPQSAVFDEAENRLHAQKALLAWLLAVKEK
- the argG gene encoding argininosuccinate synthase, producing the protein MTKRKIVLAFSGGLDTSYALVDFREKGWDVVTANIDTGGLHSGEAETVAARAAELGALEHHVVDARAELYDRVVTYAIKANYLRNGAYPSCVGAERLIQAEKVVEVALRVGADGIAHGSTGAGADHVRYDAVIRALAPHLEIITPVRDERLVREEEAEFLRARGFAVSEKVKKYSINEGLIGTSIGGEETYGSWDYLPEDAWTYTKSIADAPDRGVELQLTFEKGQVIAATLDGGEPLVPADAPNYGILSALNVLGGEHGVGRGIHMGSTMVGNLARVGFEAPGMLILIAAHRELEKLVLSNRQQATKATLGNTYGDLLHEAVYFDPIMDDFRAFLDSSQTRVSGTVRVRLHKGNIVLLGSRSPYSLLDAATRQGVVYGHGSSAWTGEEARAFAHMYAMPGTIARIAGHPAD
- a CDS encoding arginine repressor; this translates as MSSPVTRAGRHARIVELIRSRTVHSQTELADLLAAEGVQVTQATLSRDLEELNAVKVSGAYLIPEDGKRPLRETTGQGPARLIRLLKELLTGVDSSGNIAVLRTPPGAAQFLASALDRSGLSDVVGTIAGDDTILVVARDNGPESGAALAAKLDTWSRADTNILEDR